In one Candidatus Poribacteria bacterium genomic region, the following are encoded:
- the atpA gene encoding F0F1 ATP synthase subunit alpha, which yields MAREVRPDEISNILKQQLQQFEQDVDVYDSGTVLEVGDGIARVHGLANAMASEMIEFPNDIYGIAFNLEEDNVGCVLFGEDQLIHEGDTAKRTGRLPEVPVGEALLGRIVDALGQPIDGLGPIETEHRLPVEQKGLGIVQRQPVSEPLYTGLKAIDSLTPIGRGQRELIIGDRRTGKTAIALDTILSQRNTDVYCIYVAIGQKGSTLAQVASTLREHNAMEYTTIVSAPASEPSPLQYIAPYTGTAMGEYFRDNGKHALIIYDDLTKHAWAYRQMSLLSRRPPGREAYPGDVFYLHSRLLERAAKLSDELGGGSLTALPIIEIFEGDLTTYIPTNVISITDGQIYLTTDLFNQGVRPAIDVGTSVSRVDKDAQVSAMKSAEVAGTLKLGLASYREVAAFAQFGSDLDASTQSLLLRGARLVEVLKQPQYEPMPVEREVAAIFCGTNGYLDDVPEEEVARFESEFLQYLDRNHADLLTEIAETGELGDELLETLHNAVKAFKENWATS from the coding sequence ATGGCAAGAGAAGTCCGACCGGACGAAATATCAAATATCCTAAAACAGCAATTGCAACAGTTTGAACAGGACGTGGATGTCTATGATTCCGGCACAGTTCTGGAGGTAGGCGATGGCATCGCGCGGGTGCATGGACTTGCCAACGCTATGGCAAGTGAAATGATTGAATTCCCGAACGACATTTACGGCATCGCTTTTAATCTCGAAGAAGACAACGTTGGTTGCGTCTTGTTCGGTGAAGACCAACTTATCCACGAAGGCGATACTGCCAAACGGACCGGACGGCTCCCGGAAGTCCCTGTCGGCGAAGCACTTCTCGGACGGATCGTCGATGCGCTTGGTCAACCGATTGACGGCTTGGGTCCCATCGAAACCGAACATCGACTGCCGGTCGAGCAAAAAGGACTCGGTATCGTTCAACGCCAACCGGTCAGTGAACCGCTCTATACAGGCTTAAAAGCCATTGATAGTTTAACACCGATTGGTCGCGGACAGCGTGAACTTATCATCGGTGATCGTCGAACGGGTAAGACGGCTATTGCACTTGACACGATTCTGAGCCAGAGAAACACAGATGTCTATTGTATCTATGTTGCCATTGGGCAAAAAGGCTCGACTTTGGCACAGGTTGCGAGTACACTCCGCGAGCACAACGCGATGGAATATACGACTATCGTTTCCGCACCTGCGAGTGAACCGTCCCCGCTGCAATACATCGCGCCTTATACGGGGACTGCGATGGGCGAATACTTCAGGGATAACGGAAAACATGCTCTGATTATATATGATGACCTGACGAAACACGCGTGGGCATACCGCCAGATGTCCCTACTCTCACGCAGACCACCAGGCAGGGAGGCATACCCGGGTGATGTGTTTTATTTACACTCACGTCTGTTAGAACGCGCAGCGAAACTCAGCGACGAATTGGGTGGTGGGTCTCTCACGGCATTGCCAATCATCGAAATCTTTGAAGGTGATTTGACGACCTACATCCCGACGAACGTTATCTCTATTACTGACGGGCAGATATATCTTACAACAGATCTGTTTAACCAAGGTGTAAGACCCGCAATTGATGTCGGTACATCGGTTTCACGGGTCGATAAAGATGCACAAGTCTCAGCCATGAAATCAGCCGAAGTTGCAGGAACTCTTAAATTAGGTCTCGCGAGTTACCGCGAAGTTGCAGCCTTTGCGCAATTTGGATCGGATTTAGATGCCTCAACGCAATCTTTGCTGCTACGCGGGGCGCGCCTCGTTGAAGTGTTGAAGCAACCGCAATACGAACCAATGCCTGTGGAGCGTGAAGTCGCTGCTATTTTCTGTGGGACGAACGGCTACTTGGACGATGTTCCAGAAGAGGAAGTCGCGCGCTTTGAATCCGAATTCCTGCAATATCTCGATAGGAACCACGCAGACCTGCTCACAGAAATTGCGGAAACAGGTGAGTTGGGTGATGAATTGCTTGAAACCTTACACAATGCAGTGAAAGCGTTCAAAGAAAACTGGGCTACTTCATAA